A region of Gammaproteobacteria bacterium DNA encodes the following proteins:
- a CDS encoding P-II family nitrogen regulator, which yields MKLVTAIIKPFKLDDVREALSEIGVKGVTVTEVKGFGRQKGHTELYRGAEYVVDFLPKVRIEAAVEASQVDQVIEAIRAAANSGKIGDGKIFVQPLERVVRIRTGESGPEAL from the coding sequence ATGAAATTAGTTACTGCGATTATCAAGCCTTTCAAACTCGATGATGTGCGTGAAGCACTCTCAGAGATTGGTGTGAAAGGCGTAACCGTTACGGAAGTCAAAGGGTTTGGTCGTCAAAAAGGCCACACCGAACTCTACCGTGGCGCTGAATACGTGGTGGATTTTTTACCCAAAGTCCGCATTGAAGCTGCCGTAGAAGCATCTCAAGTGGATCAAGTGATCGAAGCCATCCGTGCTGCGGCCAACTCCGGCAAAATCGGTGATGGCAAAATCTTCGTCCAACCCCTTGAACGGGTTGTGCGCATTCGTACCGGTGAATCAGGTCCTGAAGCCCTATAG
- a CDS encoding ammonium transporter, which yields MEAVKELSYALDTFYFLMSGALVMWMAAGFAMLEAGLVRSKNTAEILTKNISLFAISCIMYLLVGYQIMYGGGTEGGIFPSFGSLIGAENTAAQVTAGGDDAPYYSKMSDFFFQVVFVATAMSIVSGAVAERMKLWAFLLFAVVFTGFIYPVEGYWKWGGGFLQEAGFQDFAGSGVVHMAGAAAALAGVILLGARKGKYGKDGSINAIPGANLPMATLGTFILWLGWFGFNGGSQLQLSTVDNANAVALIFVNTNMAAAGGVVAALLTAQLLFGKADLTMALNGALAGLVAITAEPLTPAPLTATLIGAVGGIIVVFSIISLDKLKLDDPVGAISVHGVVGIWGLLAVPMTNSDANLSAQLLGIGAIFAWVFIASFIVWMLLKMVMGIRVSEEEEHNGVDLSECGLEAYPEFTKGS from the coding sequence GTGGAAGCTGTTAAAGAGTTAAGTTACGCCCTAGATACATTCTATTTTTTAATGTCCGGCGCTCTCGTGATGTGGATGGCGGCGGGTTTTGCTATGCTGGAAGCGGGTCTGGTTCGTTCCAAAAATACCGCTGAAATTTTGACCAAAAACATCTCTCTGTTTGCCATTTCGTGCATCATGTACCTGCTGGTCGGTTACCAAATCATGTACGGCGGCGGCACCGAAGGCGGCATTTTCCCCAGCTTCGGCTCTCTGATCGGCGCAGAAAACACCGCTGCTCAGGTTACTGCCGGTGGCGATGATGCCCCTTATTATTCCAAAATGTCCGATTTCTTCTTCCAAGTGGTGTTTGTCGCCACCGCCATGTCGATTGTCTCCGGTGCCGTTGCTGAGCGGATGAAACTGTGGGCCTTCCTGCTGTTCGCCGTGGTTTTCACCGGCTTTATTTATCCTGTTGAAGGCTACTGGAAATGGGGCGGTGGTTTCTTGCAAGAAGCGGGCTTCCAAGATTTTGCCGGTTCTGGTGTGGTTCACATGGCCGGTGCCGCCGCTGCTCTGGCAGGCGTTATCTTGCTTGGTGCGCGTAAAGGCAAATACGGCAAAGACGGTTCCATCAACGCCATTCCTGGTGCCAACTTACCTATGGCCACCTTAGGCACCTTTATCCTTTGGTTGGGCTGGTTCGGTTTCAATGGCGGTTCTCAACTGCAACTCTCTACCGTTGACAACGCCAACGCCGTGGCGCTGATTTTCGTCAACACCAATATGGCCGCTGCCGGTGGTGTGGTTGCCGCTCTGCTGACCGCGCAACTGCTGTTTGGCAAAGCAGATCTGACCATGGCACTCAACGGCGCTCTGGCCGGTCTGGTGGCGATCACCGCTGAACCTCTAACCCCTGCTCCGCTGACCGCCACCCTGATCGGTGCGGTGGGTGGCATTATCGTAGTCTTCTCCATTATCAGCTTGGACAAACTCAAGCTGGACGATCCTGTCGGTGCCATCTCGGTGCATGGCGTAGTCGGTATTTGGGGCTTGCTAGCAGTGCCTATGACCAACAGCGATGCCAACCTCAGTGCCCAACTGCTGGGCATTGGTGCCATCTTCGCGTGGGTCTTTATCGCCAGCTTCATCGTCTGGATGCTGCTCAAAATGGTGATGGGTATTCGGGTCAGCGAAGAAGAAGAACACAACGGTGTTGATCTCTCTGAGTGTGGCCTAGAAGCCTATCCTGAGTTCACCAAAGGCTCTTAA
- a CDS encoding ABC transporter substrate binding protein: protein MKKSRLISLFFALLIPASGQAATCLWVSSYAPNYEWNDGIGRALHSGLAGQCDLLEFHLDTKRNRSSEFAQAQAKKALAYIQQTKPDLIIASDDNASKYLVKPYLKDGSIPVVFCGINWSVKEYGYPYKNATGMIEVAPVQPLINEAKKVLQNPKKALYLTSDVKSSRKDFKQFARLFSLAGIQLKGRFAETMQEWKRGFKDAQNYDFIIIGSNGGINDWQRDSVLSFVQQQSTKFSLAFHNWMAPFAMVTFNKIAEEQGEWAATVAIEILNGADPQQIPISPNRRWKIYANPQLLAKNDYQLSPRTQRNAINITPETHAD, encoded by the coding sequence ATGAAAAAATCCCGTTTGATCAGCCTGTTCTTCGCTCTGCTCATACCCGCAAGCGGTCAAGCCGCCACCTGTTTGTGGGTTTCATCCTACGCACCAAATTACGAGTGGAATGACGGCATCGGGCGTGCTCTCCACAGCGGCCTAGCGGGTCAATGCGACCTGCTGGAGTTTCATCTGGACACCAAACGCAATCGCTCCAGCGAATTTGCTCAAGCCCAAGCAAAAAAAGCACTGGCCTACATCCAACAAACAAAACCCGATCTGATCATCGCCTCTGACGACAACGCCTCCAAATACTTGGTCAAACCCTATCTCAAAGACGGCTCCATTCCGGTGGTTTTTTGTGGCATTAACTGGAGTGTTAAGGAGTATGGCTACCCTTATAAAAACGCCACCGGCATGATCGAAGTGGCACCGGTACAGCCGCTGATCAACGAAGCCAAAAAGGTGTTACAAAACCCGAAAAAAGCGCTCTATCTAACCTCAGATGTCAAATCCTCTCGCAAAGATTTCAAGCAGTTTGCCCGTCTGTTTTCTCTCGCTGGCATCCAATTAAAGGGCCGCTTTGCTGAAACGATGCAAGAGTGGAAAAGAGGCTTTAAAGACGCCCAGAATTACGATTTTATTATTATCGGCAGCAACGGTGGCATTAACGACTGGCAGCGAGACAGCGTGCTCAGCTTCGTGCAACAGCAGAGCACAAAATTCAGTCTGGCCTTCCACAACTGGATGGCACCCTTTGCGATGGTAACCTTCAATAAAATTGCCGAAGAACAGGGGGAATGGGCTGCCACAGTGGCCATTGAAATTTTAAACGGGGCTGATCCACAGCAGATCCCCATCTCTCCCAATCGACGCTGGAAAATTTACGCCAACCCACAACTGTTGGCGAAAAATGATTACCAACTCAGTCCGCGCACCCAGCGCAACGCCATCAACATTACACCGGAAACCCATGCCGACTAA